CCCCGCAAGGCCGGCGTCTGCTGACAATGCTGGGCGGCCCGCCGACTGACTCATGCCCCTTGCTCATGGATGGAGCCTATGAGGGCAATGAAACAAGAACTCTGAGCCGGGATTTGGGTTTTGTTCCCGTGGTTCCTCCAAACCCCAATCGCTTGGAACCCTGGGAATATGACAAGGAGCTGTACAAAAAGCGCAATGAGATAGAGCGTCTATTCAGACGACTCAAAGGTTACAGGCGCATTTTTACCCGCTACGACAAGCTCGATGTCATGTACCTTGGCTTTCTCACCTTGGCACTAATTGTAGAGGCGCTCAGATAGCGTTAACAGGCCCTAGAAACTTGTATTATTAGCTTTTCTTCACCACGCTGACCTTGCTTACGGCTTTCTCGAAGTAAACTTGCTGCTCCTCGAGCGCAATCGGCCGCTTACGTCTCATGTTGGCCTTCATGATGAGTAGGTTGAGCTTCTCCATCTGGCGGTAGCGCTCCTGCTCTTCCGTCAAGCTCGCCAACAAATCCTTGGCCTGCTGGATTTCCTTGCGCTCTTCAAGCTCGGGAGGCAGGCAGCCGGAGTTTTTGAGAATCTTGTATGACATGCGCAGTTCCTGTGGGATGTGTGATTCATCCTCCAGTTTCAGGGGCTTGCCGGCACCCGGCAGATTGTTGAACTCACCCTCGCGCACGGCTTCCTGGATACGCTCTTCGGCTAAGATGTGCAGAGCCCAAAACATGGCAATCCAGCTTATCCTCCGGTTGCGGGCTGGCGGCTGTGGCGCAGCCAACCCAATATTCACGGCCGAATTCAGGCCCACAATATATCAAGATTCACTCGACGACACGTCTCAACACCTGCTCCGGCGGCTCGCCAATCGCCCGGAGGACAAGCCGCCCAGATTCTCCTTAGAGCATGTATGGACCCGGCCCCGATGGCAAGAGACCTCTTCAGTGCGTACGGATCGAATGCAGCCATGTATCCGGCCTGGGGTTGTCCCGGCCCTTATGGAATTCGCGCTTCCGCTCCTTTACAGATTGCCGGCCTTATCAGGCCTCTGCTCTAGCCAAACAGACCAAAGTTGTTACTACCGCCGACCTTGCTTCGACCTTTGCGGCGGAGCAAGATCGATCATGGTGAGAATAAGGCCACGCAAGCAACACCGCAACCTTACCCCGCGCCATGATTGAGCCAAAGTCGCGCTTCGGGCTTGGGCAAGGAGTTGATGGCTTCGCGAAGCTGCTCCAGATTTGCAGTGGCCGTGCCCACCTGTCCCACGACGATACCCGCGGCATAGTTGGCCAGCACGCATGACTCGATGAGACTCAAGCCCGAGGCCACGCCGAGGCCCAGGGTAGCGATGACCGTATCGCCGGCGCCGGTCACGTCATACACCTTTTGGGCGAAGGTCGGGATGTGCAGGGCATGATCCTGGCGCTCGAATAATGCCATGCCTTCGGGTCCAAGAGTGATGAGCAGATGCCTGAGCTGCAGGCGTCGGAACAAGGCCTCGGCGGCCGCAAGAATTCCTTCGCGTCCAACCGGCTTCATGCCCGCGCCTTCGCCCGCTTCCTTGGTATTCGGCGTAATGATGTCCACACCAGTGTACAGATCATAGTTGCGCGTCTTTGGATCGACCATTATCATGGGCGGGTTGGCCATGGATTTTGATGCTGCGCGCAGCATCTCCATGAGTCTGGCCGTGACCACTCCCTTGCCGTAGTCCGAGACAATGACCACCGGGAATTCCGCCATCCGCTCGGCCAGCAGCGCGCCGAGCCGTTCAAGGGTCACGCCGTCCAGCGGCCGGTCGTCCTCGTGGTCCACCCGGCAGACCTGCTGGTTGGCCGCGATGATTCGCGTCTTGACCGTGGTTGGCCTCTCTCTTGTGCGCACGAGGCCCAGTTCCACGCGACAATCACGCAACAGTCCCGCCAGCATCTCCCCGGCTCCATCCTCGCCCGTGACCGTAAGCAGATAGGGTTTGCCGCCAAGGTCCGCCACGTTGCGGGCCACGTTGCCCGCACCGCCGAGCAGATGCCACTCACGCTCAACCTTGAGCACCGGCACGGGCGCTTCGGGCGAAATGCGCTCCACACTGCCGGCCACATACTTGTCGAGCATGCAATCGCCTATGATGAGCACTTTGCCGCCGGCCAGCGCATCAAGCTTCTTGAGCAGCTTTTCAGCCAGCTTACCCGACCTGGCCAATTCTTCCATCCCGGACTCAGTCTGTGTTCCCATATGCAAGAGTAATTTCCTCGTCCTTTATGGCAGCACACACTGAACCAATCCTAGTCCAGAGGTCTACCTTAACTGGAAAAGGCCCTGCGATCAGGGCCTAGTATGTACAGAGTTTTTCAAATTTCTTTTGCGTGCTGGCTGAACCAGCGTTGCACGTCGACTGAGTCGCGCGCATTCCTCAAGGCGCCGTTTTCGACAAGGCTCCTGGGCAATTTGCGGCCCAATTCCGCCAGATAGGAGAACGGCCACCAAGACATAAACCTATTGCATGCTGCCGAACCGCTCGATCAGCCGCTGAAGCTCATCCTGCGAACTGTAGCGGAAGCTGATGCGGCCCTGGCCCTGACTACCTGAAATGTTCACCTTAACGCCGTACGAATTACACAGCAGCTTCTGGATATCGACAAGCGTCGAATCCATGGGCTCACCTTTCTTTCGCTGGCCAGCCCGCGGCTTCACGCCCAGCGTTTGACCTGCCTCAAGTTCGGGCAAGGAGCCGTTCTTCTTCCACCAGGAGGCCATGGCCTCGGCTTGGCGCACCGAAAGTTGCCCTTCGACGATGCGTCTGCGCATCTCTTCCTGGGCTTCGGGTTCAGTCACGGCCATGATGGCCCGACCATGCCCCGCAGTGAGCACTCCGTTGCCCAAGTCCACCTGCACGTTGTCCGGGAGCTGCAAAAGCCTCAGCGTATTGGTCACCGCCGAGCGGCTCTTGCCGATTTTTTTTGCCAAATCTTCCTGACTGCAGGACAGTCGCTCCTGAAGTTCGCGCAGGCCGCGAGCCTCTTCCATGGGATTCAGATCTTCGCGCTGAAGATTCTCGATGAGGGCTATGGCCAGACTTTCTTCCTGGGATAGCTCCTTGATGAGCGCCGGTATCTGAGTCAGTCCAGCTTTCCTCGAAGCGCGCCAGCGGCGCTCGCCAGCCACGATTTCATATCGCATCTCCACGTCACCGCGGATTGGACGCACGAGGATAGGCTGGAGCACTCCCTGACTCTTGATGGATTCCGTGAGCTCATCGAGCCCCGAATCCGAAAACACAGTGCGGGGCTGGTCTGGATTGGGTCGGATGACATCGAGCTGGAGCATTCTGACTTCCGGACTATTCAGGTCCGTCTTTCCGCCCCCCAGCAAAGCATCCAACCCTCTTCCAAGTCCACGCGCAGGTCCTGCCATGACACTTCTCCTCATTCATATCCTTGACTTACTCTATCAGCTGCCTAGGTTGACCCAACGCGCAGCAAGCACGCACGCGGCAGCTACCTTACCGTCCACCCCCCGGAGGAGACAGATGGATACCAAGTCCGACATTCTCTATCTCTGCAACGCACAGGGCGAAGTCTTGTCCGTACAGCTACCGATTCAGGTCTGGACCCAGATCGAAGCCAAGGTCATGCCACTGGTTCGAGAAGCTCTGGGCAAATCGGCCGAGCCTGAAGAAGAGTCCCTGCCGCCGGAGCCCATGACCGACTGGCAAACACTGGTCGAGTACTGGGACTTCAAGTACCCCGTCAATACCGAAGTACACTGTGACGTGTGCGCCAGCAGCACCGAGGACTGGATCAAGGACGAGCCTCGCAAGTTCTGGCTCCGGGCCTGCAATCTGGGTGGCTTGCTCCGCTATCGTTGCCTGAACTGCCAAGCCATGATTACCAAGCGGCTATACAAGGACAAGATCAAGTTCGAGGCCAAGCCGGAGCAAGAAAAAGATCCTCTTCTCAATGCCGTCTATGGAAGCGGCTCGACTCGCAAATAGGGCAGCCGTTCTTCCGTCCGGGGAGGGAGGTCCCTCCCCGCCGTACCCTCTTCAATGACCGCGGCACGCGGAAAGACGAGTGACATTCCACCTGGCCAGCCGACTCAAGCGATCGATTCCACTTCTTTATCCACCAACTCCTGCGCCAGGGACAAATACGCCTGCGCACCCACGGATTTGATGTCGTAGGAGATGATCGGCTTGCCAAAACTTGGCGCCTCGGACAGGCGCACATTGCGCGGCACGATTGTCTCGAACATCTTGTCGGGAAAAGATCGACGGACTTCGTTCTTGACCTGACCGGAAAGCCGGTTCCGCTTGTCATACATGGTCAAAACCACACCTGAGACCTCAAGGTCGGGATTCAGACGTTTCTTGACGATGTTGTACGTGCGCATGAGCTGAGCTATGCCCTCTAGTGCATAGTACTCGCACTGCAGTGGGATAAGCAGTTCCTTCGCCGCGCATAGGGCATTGACCGTGGTTAGCCCCAATGAGGGGGGGCAATCCATGATGATGTAGTCATACTTGTCCCGAAGCCCCGCCAGCACCTCGCTGAGATAGTACTCCCGACCAAGCTTCTCAATGAGCTCGATCTCTAGGCCTACCATATCCGTACTGGCGGGCATGAGAGAGAGGTAGGGCAATTCGGTCTTATATATTGCCTTCTCGGCCTCTGCGGGCTCAAAAAAGACATGGTAGAGACTTGGACCCTCACGATCCTGGTAATAGCCGAGCCCACTAGAGGCATTGGCCTGAGGATCGCAATCCACCAGCAAGACCTGCCGTTCCATGACGGCCAGACATGCAGCCAAATTCACTGCGGTTGTTGTCTTGCCAACGCCGCCCTTCTGGTTCGCGATAACGATCTGTCGCGCCACATCCACCTCTCTTCAATTTGCTGTACGGCTACTGGGCATTCCCGTGAAGAGTACGGTTTATGTTTCACGTGAAACATAAACCGCTTCGTTCGACTCAATGATTTGCTCCATACTCGACCAGCAGCGGAAAGAGAAGTGGAAGTTTGCAAGAAAAGGCGTTGGGCGGGAAAACGAATCCATCAAGCTGGCGCGGAGTCGGCTATGGCCGACTCCGGAAAGAACGGTGGCAATAGTTCTGCGCATCGTTAAGAGAATCTACGAGCATGATGACTTCTTCGAGATGCTTCCGCCTTGCGGCCTGGTTAAGTTGATCCGCCAAAAGGCAGAAGTCTTCAACCTCCCCCGCCCACTCGTCCTGCGCTTGCGCATGAAACAGTCGTGACAAACGGACGAACTGCTCGACGTCATGCTTGTTCGGCAAATCGCCATCCGCAACGGCGGTCTTGATCCTCTCAAAGACTTCGGAAAGGCTTTGCTTAAGTGACCGGAAGTTCATGTTGGCTTGTCCACATGCGGTGTAGGTGTAAGGTCATATAAGGGATGGTGGTTCACCATCCCATAAAGGAGGTGATAAAGAGGTGTCAAGTCTCCCAAAGCATGTATCATGCGCAACATAAAAAGAAGCACTTATCTTTGCCGGCGTGCTGCGCTAACGCACGAACATCTATGAAACCATTAGCTTTGCATTGCCAGAGGCGTCACTGAAGACCTGCACTTATCCGCCCGTCTTACTCTTGCCGAACAGACCCATGATGTCTCCCAGTGGCAGGGGAATGATCGTCGCGGTCTTGCCCTCCCCAGATAGTTCGCTGAGGGTTTGCAGATACCGCAGTTGCAAAGCAGACGGATGCCTGCCGATAATTTCGGCTGCCTGGGCCAGACGATCGGCAGCCTGAAACTCGGCTTCAGCCCGGATGACCTTGGCCCTGCGTTCACGCTCGGCTTCGGCCTGTTGGGCCATGGCCCGCTGCATCTCCTGGGGTAAGTCAATGTGCTTTACCTCGACATTGGAAACCTTGATGCCCCAAGGATCGGTCTGTTCGTCGAGTATGGCCTGGATACGGCTGTTGACCTCGTCGCGATGCGTAAGCAGGTCGTCCAACTCTACGCTGCCGCACACGCTACGCAGAGTGGTCTGGGCGAGTTGGGATGTCGCGAAGAGATAGTCCTCCACTTCTATGATGGCCTTCACGGAGTCGAGAACCCGGAAGTAGATGACCGCGTTGACCTTGACGCTTACGTTGTCCTTGGTGATGACATCCTGGGAAGGTACGTCCAAGGTCACGAGCCTGAGGGGAACGCGAACGAAACGGTCAATAACCGGGATTATAATGATCAACCCTGGCCCCTTGGCGCCTATAATTCGACCCAGGCGGAAAACCACAGCCCGCTCGTATTCCGCGAGCACTTTTACCATGGCTACAAGGAGCAGGATCACAATGATGACCAAGGGGAGCAAATTGAAGAGCATGCTGCGACCTCCATTGAATGCAGGGTCTGAGCTCCGCCAAAGCGTCAAGGCCAGCCCTGCTAA
This DNA window, taken from Desulfocurvibacter africanus subsp. africanus DSM 2603, encodes the following:
- a CDS encoding IS5 family transposase, whose protein sequence is PQGRRLLTMLGGPPTDSCPLLMDGAYEGNETRTLSRDLGFVPVVPPNPNRLEPWEYDKELYKKRNEIERLFRRLKGYRRIFTRYDKLDVMYLGFLTLALIVEALR
- a CDS encoding DnaJ family domain-containing protein: MFWALHILAEERIQEAVREGEFNNLPGAGKPLKLEDESHIPQELRMSYKILKNSGCLPPELEERKEIQQAKDLLASLTEEQERYRQMEKLNLLIMKANMRRKRPIALEEQQVYFEKAVSKVSVVKKS
- the rfaE1 gene encoding D-glycero-beta-D-manno-heptose-7-phosphate kinase encodes the protein MHMGTQTESGMEELARSGKLAEKLLKKLDALAGGKVLIIGDCMLDKYVAGSVERISPEAPVPVLKVEREWHLLGGAGNVARNVADLGGKPYLLTVTGEDGAGEMLAGLLRDCRVELGLVRTRERPTTVKTRIIAANQQVCRVDHEDDRPLDGVTLERLGALLAERMAEFPVVIVSDYGKGVVTARLMEMLRAASKSMANPPMIMVDPKTRNYDLYTGVDIITPNTKEAGEGAGMKPVGREGILAAAEALFRRLQLRHLLITLGPEGMALFERQDHALHIPTFAQKVYDVTGAGDTVIATLGLGVASGLSLIESCVLANYAAGIVVGQVGTATANLEQLREAINSLPKPEARLWLNHGAG
- a CDS encoding ParB/RepB/Spo0J family partition protein — translated: MAGPARGLGRGLDALLGGGKTDLNSPEVRMLQLDVIRPNPDQPRTVFSDSGLDELTESIKSQGVLQPILVRPIRGDVEMRYEIVAGERRWRASRKAGLTQIPALIKELSQEESLAIALIENLQREDLNPMEEARGLRELQERLSCSQEDLAKKIGKSRSAVTNTLRLLQLPDNVQVDLGNGVLTAGHGRAIMAVTEPEAQEEMRRRIVEGQLSVRQAEAMASWWKKNGSLPELEAGQTLGVKPRAGQRKKGEPMDSTLVDIQKLLCNSYGVKVNISGSQGQGRISFRYSSQDELQRLIERFGSMQ
- a CDS encoding ParA family protein; amino-acid sequence: MARQIVIANQKGGVGKTTTAVNLAACLAVMERQVLLVDCDPQANASSGLGYYQDREGPSLYHVFFEPAEAEKAIYKTELPYLSLMPASTDMVGLEIELIEKLGREYYLSEVLAGLRDKYDYIIMDCPPSLGLTTVNALCAAKELLIPLQCEYYALEGIAQLMRTYNIVKKRLNPDLEVSGVVLTMYDKRNRLSGQVKNEVRRSFPDKMFETIVPRNVRLSEAPSFGKPIISYDIKSVGAQAYLSLAQELVDKEVESIA
- a CDS encoding GAK system XXXCH domain-containing protein, coding for MNFRSLKQSLSEVFERIKTAVADGDLPNKHDVEQFVRLSRLFHAQAQDEWAGEVEDFCLLADQLNQAARRKHLEEVIMLVDSLNDAQNYCHRSFRSRP
- a CDS encoding slipin family protein encodes the protein MLFNLLPLVIIVILLLVAMVKVLAEYERAVVFRLGRIIGAKGPGLIIIIPVIDRFVRVPLRLVTLDVPSQDVITKDNVSVKVNAVIYFRVLDSVKAIIEVEDYLFATSQLAQTTLRSVCGSVELDDLLTHRDEVNSRIQAILDEQTDPWGIKVSNVEVKHIDLPQEMQRAMAQQAEAERERRAKVIRAEAEFQAADRLAQAAEIIGRHPSALQLRYLQTLSELSGEGKTATIIPLPLGDIMGLFGKSKTGG